The Halococcus sediminicola genome includes a region encoding these proteins:
- a CDS encoding class I SAM-dependent methyltransferase, with translation MPSELLEERRLAKSVLLNWNTAVGRQQNIHLGPIDARHVDTDRADLAEDVDIVLGSFWTKADETASGTNLADVVRELAIDDDIPAMIGFSERDIPTNRLDAEEYERLQEFRDECREAGYFTYADDEEYEERLENALARVMDQLLSSESVSRTFEEDEGPSEYDPEVDHDRLQLSAEVHREQDDRNLNQIAEHLQCSGIEQPYRVLDAGCGYGTVTQSRFGDDDRFKVVAIDDAQEVLKIAKESYPAENIQYRWLDVNNIDEADLGTFDVVFVSYLFHHIANQEAVLSLLWEHVREDGTMAIRSCDDGQHLHYPPDEDMDWIVDITDEIPGSSDRTHGRRLPTHMKRLSPPPTDVWLDLQNYHTAGRDRSERRNYWNVFHSNRLHYAKVRAERDNATRDDKRLYETMSEQMERLKEKIVGNEHVFDAKSVPLVVAVK, from the coding sequence ATGCCCTCTGAGCTACTAGAAGAACGACGGCTTGCTAAAAGTGTTCTTCTAAACTGGAATACTGCAGTTGGACGACAACAAAACATCCATCTAGGACCAATTGATGCCAGACATGTCGATACGGATCGAGCGGATCTCGCAGAAGACGTCGATATCGTATTGGGGTCGTTCTGGACTAAAGCTGATGAGACAGCGAGCGGTACGAACCTTGCTGATGTCGTAAGAGAACTCGCAATTGACGACGACATTCCAGCGATGATCGGGTTCTCGGAACGCGATATCCCAACTAATCGGCTAGACGCCGAAGAGTACGAACGATTGCAAGAATTCAGAGATGAGTGTCGTGAAGCGGGCTATTTTACTTATGCTGACGACGAAGAGTACGAAGAACGCTTGGAAAACGCACTGGCGCGAGTAATGGATCAGCTGCTCTCATCAGAATCTGTTTCACGAACCTTCGAAGAAGACGAAGGGCCAAGTGAATATGACCCAGAAGTCGACCACGACCGCCTCCAGCTCTCAGCAGAGGTACATCGAGAGCAAGACGACCGCAATCTCAATCAAATCGCCGAGCATCTCCAGTGCAGTGGTATTGAACAACCCTATCGTGTCCTTGACGCGGGATGCGGATACGGGACCGTGACACAGTCCCGATTTGGCGACGATGACCGGTTTAAGGTTGTAGCGATCGATGACGCTCAGGAAGTACTGAAGATTGCCAAGGAGAGCTATCCAGCGGAGAATATCCAATACCGTTGGTTGGACGTCAACAACATCGACGAAGCGGACCTCGGTACGTTTGACGTCGTCTTCGTAAGCTATCTCTTCCACCATATTGCCAATCAAGAAGCTGTACTGTCCCTTCTCTGGGAGCACGTTCGGGAGGACGGTACCATGGCAATACGAAGCTGTGACGACGGACAGCACCTGCATTATCCACCTGATGAGGATATGGACTGGATTGTCGATATTACCGATGAAATTCCCGGCAGTAGTGATCGAACACACGGTCGACGACTCCCGACCCACATGAAGCGTCTCTCGCCTCCACCAACCGACGTCTGGCTGGATCTGCAAAATTACCATACTGCAGGACGAGATCGTTCGGAGCGACGTAACTACTGGAACGTCTTCCACTCTAATCGGCTACACTATGCGAAAGTTCGCGCCGAACGAGATAACGCGACGAGAGACGACAAACGCCTTTACGAGACCATGTCGGAGCAAATGGAGCGTCTCAAAG
- a CDS encoding helix-turn-helix domain-containing protein, producing the protein MSDLDILEFLDGHSLENYEVPPTVIAVNMDLAEGTVWNRVRVLNAAGLIDRTDDDRGYYRITATGKRYLAGDLTDDERQQLEDFDPSDI; encoded by the coding sequence ATGAGCGACCTGGATATTCTCGAATTTCTCGATGGCCATTCGCTTGAAAACTATGAGGTTCCGCCTACCGTTATTGCGGTCAACATGGATCTAGCTGAAGGTACCGTCTGGAATCGAGTGCGAGTGCTGAATGCTGCTGGACTTATTGATCGGACTGATGACGACCGTGGCTACTACCGAATCACAGCCACAGGTAAACGCTATTTAGCTGGCGATTTGACGGACGACGAACGTCAGCAGTTAGAGGATTTTGATCCTTCGGATATATGA
- a CDS encoding DUF5805 domain-containing protein, whose product MSESDTERTVVKTYVPAYQKERWREHADELAMSQSEFVRSMIQAGRRDFTIDDDEPGQEGAEDETPGVDGLEGRVLGVLDDGYCSWDGLVEALTDDIEERLETVLQQLQRKNRIQYSGRHGGYTIEDDNGR is encoded by the coding sequence ATGAGCGAGAGCGACACCGAACGAACGGTCGTCAAGACGTACGTTCCAGCCTACCAGAAAGAGCGGTGGCGCGAGCACGCAGACGAACTGGCGATGAGCCAGAGCGAGTTCGTGCGGTCGATGATACAGGCCGGCCGACGCGACTTCACCATCGATGACGACGAACCCGGGCAAGAGGGTGCTGAAGACGAAACCCCGGGGGTAGACGGCCTCGAAGGCCGGGTGCTCGGCGTTCTCGACGACGGCTACTGTTCGTGGGACGGACTCGTCGAAGCGCTCACCGACGACATCGAGGAGCGGCTCGAAACCGTTCTTCAACAACTGCAGCGGAAGAACCGCATCCAGTACAGCGGCCGCCACGGCGGGTACACTATCGAGGACGATAATGGCCGCTGA
- a CDS encoding tyrosine-type recombinase/integrase, with translation MAAEATDDAIAYFVEDLEYHGRSERTREAYERVLRRFEAFLESPRCPSEDALAPAEAGQRECMAWVHSLRDTHSRSTVATYASYLHRFYAYMMQVEAFESNPMVLVVEEMDETIEKDPQRREISLATMREFVGEIHHPLDRAVIVLLLKTGMRVGELCNLDLRDLTLDDKDLESAYSLGTRGQLSGRPDSIYVASDVDRGAVVNGEERHAANKRRRATVVPVDTELRLTLRRWLAIRPDAVSTAEPLFLSTRDDWGERLTPPMVRSLVTKHARSMGWYRSGGDAAENVTPHYFRHFFTTHLRDRTGDRGIVKYLRGDVADDIIDTYTHNWGDRVRELYLKNIYSLM, from the coding sequence ATGGCCGCTGAGGCGACCGACGACGCGATTGCCTACTTCGTCGAGGATCTCGAATACCACGGCCGCTCGGAACGAACGCGCGAGGCCTACGAACGGGTGCTCCGCCGGTTCGAGGCGTTTCTCGAAAGTCCTCGCTGCCCTAGCGAGGATGCGCTCGCACCTGCCGAGGCTGGCCAGCGCGAGTGTATGGCGTGGGTTCACTCGCTTCGGGACACACACAGTCGAAGCACGGTGGCGACCTACGCCTCCTACCTGCATCGGTTCTATGCCTACATGATGCAGGTCGAGGCGTTCGAGTCGAACCCGATGGTGCTCGTCGTCGAGGAAATGGACGAAACCATCGAGAAGGATCCTCAACGGCGGGAAATCTCGTTGGCGACCATGCGCGAGTTCGTCGGGGAAATCCATCATCCGCTCGATCGGGCGGTGATCGTGCTGTTGCTGAAGACGGGGATGCGCGTCGGCGAACTCTGTAATCTCGACCTGCGGGACCTCACTCTCGACGACAAAGACCTCGAATCGGCGTATTCGCTTGGTACCCGCGGCCAGTTGAGCGGGCGGCCCGACTCGATATACGTCGCCAGCGACGTGGACCGCGGTGCCGTCGTCAACGGCGAGGAACGCCACGCGGCGAACAAACGACGGCGCGCGACGGTCGTTCCGGTCGATACGGAGCTTCGTCTAACGCTCCGTCGGTGGCTCGCCATCCGTCCGGATGCAGTGTCGACCGCGGAACCGCTGTTTCTCAGCACGCGAGACGACTGGGGCGAACGCCTCACGCCACCGATGGTGCGCTCGCTCGTGACGAAACACGCCCGCTCGATGGGTTGGTATCGTTCGGGCGGCGATGCGGCCGAAAACGTCACACCTCACTACTTCCGGCATTTCTTCACGACCCATCTCCGCGACCGCACCGGGGACCGCGGCATCGTGAAGTACCTCCGGGGCGACGTCGCCGACGACATCATCGACACCTACACCCACAACTGGGGCGATCGTGTCCGCGAACTCTATCTGAAAAATATCTACAGTCTGATGTAG
- a CDS encoding metallophosphoesterase, whose product MADTCYLISDLHIGGDEQLTQVDFLDELLVFLRDLEESDEDAELVINGDAFGLWEFTEIEGPEKFDALLDRYPELFEQLRATGKRVPITLIPGNHDYELAAHTEYVDRLAEYNVDLEQEIAITRDIGEHTIHIEHGMQEDPSNRIPDFGNPYANPPGYFVNRHITSRAGRLSGRGKYNWLKDIQAVTPMTQIPDWLVSNYFYREMSGWLRYASVPFLLLFNLSLVYVGIYALDALGIWSLPMTVVRDVLDLFGPVGTLIDIVFAANVVFIVLLILVSIPLYVFFRDIRKTLRRFGLGRRDGDERDPTAKYNDRAREVFAENPDVAVFLYGHTHRASVTEIDDRLVINTGTWLKRLRRVDPVLGIFPPVFYSSYRLSYVRLTGADDGSVVVDCNIVDKPDPGDETLLERLITRTPKPYEGFPVHERVDPDDRTGPESGAPSSNTR is encoded by the coding sequence ATGGCAGACACGTGCTATCTGATCAGTGACCTCCACATCGGGGGCGACGAGCAACTCACACAGGTCGACTTCCTCGACGAACTCCTTGTGTTCCTCCGGGATCTCGAAGAGAGCGACGAGGACGCCGAACTCGTCATCAACGGCGATGCGTTCGGTCTGTGGGAGTTCACGGAGATCGAGGGCCCGGAGAAGTTCGACGCGCTCCTCGATCGGTACCCCGAACTGTTCGAACAGCTCCGGGCGACCGGGAAACGGGTTCCCATCACGCTCATCCCGGGCAACCACGATTACGAGCTCGCGGCACACACGGAATACGTCGATCGACTGGCGGAGTACAACGTCGATCTCGAACAGGAGATCGCCATCACCCGCGACATCGGGGAGCACACGATCCACATCGAACACGGCATGCAGGAGGACCCGAGCAACCGGATACCGGATTTCGGGAACCCGTACGCGAACCCGCCGGGCTATTTCGTGAATAGGCACATCACGAGTCGGGCCGGCCGCCTCTCGGGGCGCGGGAAGTACAACTGGCTCAAAGACATCCAGGCCGTGACACCTATGACCCAGATCCCGGACTGGCTGGTCTCGAACTACTTCTACCGCGAGATGAGTGGCTGGCTCAGATACGCCTCGGTACCCTTCCTCCTCCTGTTCAACCTGAGTCTCGTCTACGTCGGCATCTACGCGCTGGACGCACTCGGCATCTGGTCGCTCCCGATGACGGTCGTGAGGGATGTGCTGGATCTGTTCGGGCCGGTGGGGACGCTGATAGACATCGTTTTCGCCGCCAACGTCGTGTTCATCGTTCTTCTAATTCTCGTTTCCATCCCGTTGTACGTCTTCTTCAGAGACATTCGCAAGACACTCCGGCGGTTCGGGCTCGGTCGAAGGGACGGTGACGAGCGTGATCCGACCGCGAAGTACAACGACCGGGCCCGCGAAGTCTTCGCCGAGAACCCGGACGTCGCAGTGTTCCTCTACGGTCACACCCACCGAGCCTCGGTCACGGAGATCGACGACCGGCTCGTGATCAATACGGGCACGTGGCTGAAGCGCCTCCGGCGGGTTGATCCCGTTCTCGGTATCTTCCCGCCGGTTTTCTACTCGTCGTATCGACTCAGCTACGTCCGATTGACGGGAGCGGATGACGGGAGCGTCGTCGTGGATTGCAATATCGTCGATAAGCCAGACCCCGGTGACGAGACGTTGCTCGAACGGCTGATCACCCGCACACCGAAACCGTACGAGGGGTTCCCGGTCCACGAAAGAGTCGATCCGGACGACCGAACCGGACCCGAATCGGGCGCTCCGTCCTCGAACACTCGCTAG
- a CDS encoding enoyl-CoA hydratase/isomerase family protein, with the protein MAYETVVVDETEHVGTITLDRPEAMNTFSTALAQDLDSALRDLDENDEVRAIIVAGAGDAFSAGIDLTEHGEFDSQREYRKWVGQMEAPFLTLKNMSTPVIAAAHGHAAANGIGLVAACDLAVLAEGTMLGATAPKVGLFCMGPAVPLMGSLTQKRCLELLLTGELIDAETALDWGLVNRVVPEENLEDAARTLAESMTQKSPVAVQMGKEAYYVMNDLDYETALEYSNEQFATLCTTGDANEGIDAFLSGREPEWPGE; encoded by the coding sequence ATGGCCTATGAGACCGTCGTAGTGGATGAAACCGAGCACGTCGGGACGATCACGCTGGACCGTCCCGAGGCGATGAACACGTTCAGCACGGCACTTGCACAGGATCTGGACAGTGCCCTCAGGGACCTCGACGAGAACGACGAGGTTCGAGCCATCATCGTCGCCGGTGCCGGGGACGCGTTCTCGGCGGGGATCGATCTCACCGAACACGGGGAGTTCGACAGCCAGCGCGAGTACAGAAAGTGGGTCGGGCAAATGGAAGCGCCGTTTTTGACGCTCAAAAACATGTCTACACCCGTGATAGCGGCGGCCCACGGCCACGCTGCCGCCAACGGGATCGGGCTGGTGGCCGCCTGCGACCTCGCAGTCCTCGCCGAGGGGACCATGCTCGGCGCGACCGCTCCCAAGGTGGGGCTGTTCTGCATGGGACCAGCCGTCCCGTTGATGGGGTCGCTCACCCAGAAGCGCTGTCTCGAACTGCTCTTGACCGGCGAGCTCATCGACGCCGAGACGGCTCTCGACTGGGGACTGGTCAATCGTGTCGTTCCCGAAGAGAACCTCGAAGACGCGGCGCGGACGCTCGCCGAATCGATGACCCAAAAGAGTCCGGTTGCCGTCCAGATGGGCAAGGAAGCCTATTACGTGATGAACGATCTGGACTACGAGACGGCGCTCGAATACTCCAACGAGCAGTTCGCGACACTGTGTACGACCGGCGACGCGAACGAGGGTATCGACGCGTTCCTCAGTGGCCGTGAACCCGAGTGGCCGGGAGAATAA
- a CDS encoding helix-turn-helix domain-containing protein: MDSDHVLSELSEIANGAFSIYYFESIDNENIRFVMDAGEHRDAIAAVLRESDAVQDVRYVPDSQLVITKRSSGVLPIIRANHGMFQKINRFNGTHRTFDVVAFSREELKRMIEELRELGDVHLGRLQPLGGPTRLLSARQLEVIVLANEAGYFDWPRRADAETLASELDITHATFLEHLRKAERKLIDETLSGASR, translated from the coding sequence TTGGACAGCGACCACGTGCTCAGCGAGTTGAGCGAGATCGCCAACGGAGCCTTTTCTATCTACTACTTCGAGAGTATCGACAACGAGAACATTCGATTCGTCATGGACGCTGGCGAGCATCGCGACGCCATCGCCGCCGTCCTCCGGGAGAGCGATGCAGTCCAAGACGTACGATACGTGCCGGACTCGCAGTTGGTCATCACCAAACGCTCCTCCGGAGTCCTCCCGATCATCCGGGCGAATCACGGCATGTTCCAGAAGATAAATCGATTCAATGGAACACACCGTACGTTCGATGTCGTTGCCTTCAGTCGTGAGGAACTCAAACGGATGATCGAGGAACTACGAGAGTTGGGCGACGTTCACCTCGGACGCCTCCAACCGCTTGGTGGCCCCACTCGGTTGCTATCGGCCCGTCAATTGGAAGTCATCGTCCTCGCCAACGAAGCGGGCTACTTCGACTGGCCCCGACGTGCCGATGCCGAGACACTGGCCAGCGAACTCGACATCACACACGCGACGTTTCTCGAACATCTCCGAAAGGCCGAACGAAAACTCATCGATGAGACGCTAAGTGGTGCGTCACGATAG
- a CDS encoding LeuA family protein, whose product MKLSDVTLREGDQLPNRDFGIDEKIESARALDDLGLDYIQAGFPVTGTKDRRVLSELAGTTDGQLIGLARALEGDIDAVVDTDIDIVELFVSVSDRHLEHLLGKSREEMHAMLGTAVEYAHDRGAEVHVTLADAFRTDPEVILAVDGAIPTIPFLTLADTVGARTPRTVRKYLDTLGEHLDLGRIGVHFHDDLDCATANVLAAADAGVGKADVSVAGLGERAGNSPLESVVVAAGVDYELGFGITESELVPTCRRVLETLGEDWDDRRAVLGGTVTEHESAIHTTAMLSDPATMEAYDPTRFGAERRLVFGASTGTSGARKLLDRADVETTDEAVAAYIDALADHGPLGLAEALTLARKHLGEG is encoded by the coding sequence ATGAAGCTCTCAGACGTCACCCTTCGAGAGGGAGACCAGCTCCCGAACCGTGACTTCGGCATAGATGAAAAAATCGAGTCCGCGCGAGCGCTCGATGACCTCGGTCTCGACTACATACAGGCGGGGTTTCCGGTGACGGGGACGAAAGACAGACGTGTTCTCTCGGAACTTGCGGGGACGACCGACGGGCAACTCATCGGTCTTGCTCGAGCGCTCGAAGGTGACATCGACGCCGTCGTCGATACCGACATCGATATCGTCGAACTGTTCGTCTCGGTGTCCGACCGCCATCTGGAACACTTACTGGGCAAATCCCGCGAAGAGATGCACGCCATGTTGGGGACTGCAGTCGAGTACGCCCACGACCGTGGAGCGGAGGTACACGTTACGCTGGCCGATGCGTTCAGGACGGATCCGGAGGTGATTCTCGCGGTTGACGGGGCTATTCCGACGATCCCCTTCCTCACGCTCGCGGACACCGTTGGCGCACGGACACCACGGACTGTTCGGAAGTACCTCGACACGCTCGGCGAGCATCTCGATCTGGGTCGCATCGGCGTTCATTTCCACGATGACCTCGACTGTGCAACCGCAAACGTTCTCGCTGCGGCTGATGCCGGTGTAGGGAAAGCCGATGTGAGTGTCGCTGGTCTCGGTGAGCGGGCGGGCAACAGTCCTCTCGAATCGGTCGTCGTTGCCGCCGGTGTCGACTACGAACTTGGGTTCGGCATCACGGAATCGGAACTCGTTCCCACCTGCCGGCGTGTGTTAGAGACACTGGGCGAAGATTGGGATGACCGCCGAGCAGTGCTTGGGGGTACAGTCACTGAACACGAATCCGCAATCCACACCACGGCGATGCTCAGCGATCCCGCAACGATGGAAGCGTACGACCCGACACGTTTCGGGGCCGAACGACGTCTCGTCTTCGGTGCCTCGACGGGGACGAGCGGCGCACGAAAACTACTCGACAGGGCGGACGTCGAGACGACCGACGAGGCGGTGGCTGCATACATCGACGCGCTGGCCGATCACGGTCCGCTCGGGCTGGCCGAAGCACTCACGCTCGCACGCAAACACCTTGGCGAGGGATAG
- a CDS encoding CaiB/BaiF CoA transferase family protein, translated as MTARERQGPLDGMRVIDMSGMISGAFATTMMADFGADVVMVEHPKVGDPIREWPQKTEDGISLAWKSLGRNKRCITLDLGADRGRGIALELIEDADVVCENFRPGTMERWGLGPDDIHEVNERAIMVRLSGYGQTGPKAEKPGFGTVAEGISGWAHANGFADSEPLLPPISLADLTAAQFALQATMMAIYERDLGRGGSGKGQVIDVSLTEPLWRLFFGEVEAYDRMEYVSERNGNRHSSTAPRNIYETADGYMTMSASNQKIFERVAHAIEKPELIEDPRFEDNGSRIEHVEALDEEIASWTRRHTTEEAIEILESHDAIVGPVYDMEDIFEDEQFRARGDFVEVDDPDVGSLKTFAPIPKFSRTPGEVEFLGPQHGEHNETIYRGELGFSEEELASLEAEDII; from the coding sequence ATGACAGCACGGGAACGTCAGGGACCGCTGGATGGTATGCGCGTCATCGATATGTCGGGAATGATCAGCGGTGCCTTTGCAACCACGATGATGGCTGATTTCGGTGCTGACGTGGTGATGGTTGAACATCCGAAGGTCGGTGATCCGATCCGAGAGTGGCCACAGAAAACCGAGGACGGCATCTCTCTGGCCTGGAAATCCCTTGGCCGGAACAAGCGGTGTATCACGCTTGACCTCGGAGCGGACCGCGGCCGCGGCATCGCCCTCGAACTGATCGAGGATGCCGATGTCGTCTGTGAGAACTTCCGTCCGGGAACGATGGAGCGGTGGGGTCTGGGCCCTGACGACATCCACGAAGTCAACGAGCGGGCCATCATGGTCCGATTATCAGGATACGGCCAGACCGGACCGAAAGCCGAGAAGCCCGGATTCGGGACCGTTGCCGAGGGGATCTCCGGATGGGCACACGCCAACGGCTTCGCTGACAGCGAACCGCTGCTTCCACCCATCAGTCTGGCCGATCTGACGGCCGCCCAGTTTGCGCTCCAAGCGACGATGATGGCGATCTACGAGCGTGATCTGGGACGGGGTGGGAGTGGAAAGGGACAGGTTATCGATGTCTCGCTCACCGAACCGCTCTGGCGGCTCTTCTTCGGCGAAGTCGAGGCGTACGACCGCATGGAATACGTCTCCGAGCGAAACGGCAATCGTCACTCCAGCACCGCCCCACGAAACATCTACGAGACTGCCGATGGCTACATGACCATGTCGGCTTCCAACCAGAAGATCTTCGAGCGGGTTGCTCACGCTATCGAGAAGCCCGAACTCATTGAGGATCCCCGATTCGAAGACAACGGGAGTCGTATCGAACACGTCGAGGCGCTCGACGAAGAAATAGCGTCGTGGACGCGCCGACACACGACCGAGGAAGCGATCGAGATCCTCGAATCGCATGATGCCATCGTCGGTCCGGTCTACGACATGGAGGACATCTTCGAGGACGAGCAGTTCCGGGCACGAGGGGACTTCGTCGAGGTCGACGATCCGGATGTTGGTTCGCTCAAGACGTTTGCTCCGATTCCGAAATTTTCGCGAACACCCGGCGAAGTGGAATTCCTTGGTCCACAGCACGGCGAGCACAACGAGACCATCTACCGCGGTGAACTCGGCTTCTCCGAGGAGGAACTCGCAAGTCTTGAAGCGGAGGATATCATTTAG
- a CDS encoding isochorismatase family protein produces MDWIGETEQLYSEHDFGAEVGMGERPALIIIDLINAFTDPKTDLGSDVEGVLDRTKTLLEVFRERDLPRYFTTIAFEESYGDAGQFIEKVPALRELRLGTESVAIDDCIAPIDDERVIVKKYASAFFGTDLETELTTHSVDTLVLAGVTTSGCIRATAVDSLQHGYRTIVPADAVGDRADGPHKANLFDIDAKYGDVVETEGIVELLEERFDK; encoded by the coding sequence ATGGACTGGATCGGCGAAACCGAGCAGCTGTACTCGGAACACGATTTCGGTGCCGAGGTCGGGATGGGTGAGCGACCCGCACTCATCATCATCGATCTCATCAACGCCTTCACCGACCCGAAGACCGATCTCGGATCGGACGTTGAGGGTGTGCTCGACCGGACCAAGACCCTCCTCGAAGTGTTCCGTGAACGTGACCTTCCACGGTATTTCACGACGATCGCGTTTGAGGAATCGTATGGCGATGCCGGACAATTCATCGAGAAAGTACCCGCACTCCGAGAGCTCCGACTCGGTACCGAATCGGTTGCCATCGACGACTGCATCGCTCCTATCGACGATGAACGAGTCATCGTTAAAAAGTACGCCAGCGCGTTCTTCGGTACTGACCTCGAAACCGAACTGACCACACACAGTGTCGATACACTCGTTCTCGCCGGCGTCACCACGAGTGGCTGCATCCGCGCGACGGCCGTCGATAGCCTCCAACATGGCTACCGAACTATCGTTCCTGCCGACGCCGTCGGTGACCGTGCTGATGGCCCACACAAAGCCAATCTCTTCGATATCGACGCCAAATACGGGGACGTCGTCGAAACTGAAGGAATCGTGGAACTGCTGGAGGAAAGATTTGACAAATAA
- a CDS encoding hydantoinase B/oxoprolinase family protein, with the protein MSTETPEFVGEHDIDATTLDIIESTLENTRYEMDRVLETTAISPVIREQSDQFPLVADRDGRMIIGQFGSAIETIIENASFGWDDLEDGDVIATNDPYMCAGAMSHTPDMLLLRPIFYEGERVGFASQWGNLMDVGGKTPGSMPVQATSIFEEGMRLPPVKLYKGGELDEELIETFAHNTRLPDHAEADIKALAAGTAAGEERVQELCDRFGKATYEEGCDAILDRTRDGMLDLIHEFVPEDERHTFEDYVDDDGMGNGPIKLHLEIYREGDTVHLDWEGTDAQVPGTVNFLLNEKMFKMFTGVFLIMAFDPLLTFNDGYYDLFEVNLPTGTVVQPEFPAPLGNRLPLMARQFDVLQATFSKLIDDFSVAGSYGTSPNLVYAGVDSDGNQFQMLEILYGGIPARPGGDGLDGHSWWPLFRTVPAEYQEAYYPLTIDEYSARADTGGAGRHRGGHGIRKVYTFEEDGAVTFQDDRAHTYPWGVDGGTHGGTSEKRLVRVDGSEEELPSKAENVPVQAGDKLVFSTAGGGGLGDPLERDSDLVAQEVRRGLVSVDAAESEYGVVLAEDGTVDEAATETKREELRRHRDAPEQFDYGPLPEYDDLEAQIAQERRAFDQRSD; encoded by the coding sequence ATGAGCACTGAAACTCCCGAATTCGTCGGCGAACACGATATCGACGCGACGACGCTTGACATCATCGAGAGCACCCTAGAGAACACCCGCTACGAGATGGACCGCGTTCTCGAGACGACCGCCATTAGCCCCGTCATCCGCGAACAGTCCGACCAGTTCCCCCTCGTTGCAGACAGGGACGGACGGATGATCATCGGCCAGTTCGGCTCCGCAATCGAGACCATCATCGAGAACGCGAGTTTCGGGTGGGACGACCTCGAAGACGGTGACGTTATTGCCACCAACGATCCCTACATGTGTGCCGGCGCGATGTCACACACCCCGGATATGCTCTTGCTTCGCCCCATCTTCTACGAGGGCGAGCGCGTCGGATTCGCCAGCCAGTGGGGGAATCTGATGGATGTCGGCGGAAAGACCCCCGGCAGTATGCCCGTTCAGGCCACTTCCATCTTCGAGGAAGGGATGCGTCTCCCGCCGGTCAAACTCTACAAAGGTGGTGAGTTAGACGAGGAACTGATCGAAACCTTCGCCCACAACACGCGCCTGCCCGACCACGCCGAGGCCGACATCAAGGCGCTCGCGGCCGGGACGGCAGCCGGTGAGGAGCGCGTCCAGGAACTGTGTGACCGGTTCGGCAAAGCGACCTACGAGGAAGGATGTGATGCGATCCTTGACCGGACGCGTGACGGCATGCTTGATCTCATCCATGAGTTCGTTCCCGAGGATGAACGGCACACCTTTGAGGACTACGTCGACGACGACGGGATGGGCAACGGTCCGATCAAACTCCATCTCGAAATCTACCGTGAGGGTGATACCGTCCACCTCGATTGGGAGGGGACCGACGCTCAGGTTCCGGGAACCGTCAACTTCCTCCTGAACGAGAAGATGTTCAAGATGTTCACCGGCGTCTTCCTCATCATGGCGTTCGACCCGTTGTTGACGTTCAACGACGGCTACTACGACCTCTTCGAAGTGAATCTTCCGACGGGAACGGTCGTACAGCCCGAGTTCCCGGCCCCGTTGGGTAATCGCTTGCCGCTGATGGCACGGCAGTTCGACGTGCTCCAAGCTACCTTCTCGAAGCTCATCGATGACTTCTCGGTTGCCGGGAGCTACGGAACCTCGCCCAACCTCGTCTACGCCGGCGTCGATTCCGACGGCAACCAATTCCAGATGCTCGAAATCCTCTACGGCGGTATCCCGGCTCGGCCGGGTGGCGATGGTCTCGATGGACACTCGTGGTGGCCACTGTTCCGAACGGTGCCCGCCGAGTATCAGGAGGCGTACTACCCGCTGACTATCGACGAATACAGCGCCCGAGCGGACACCGGCGGCGCGGGCCGTCACCGTGGTGGACACGGGATCAGGAAGGTCTATACCTTCGAAGAAGACGGTGCAGTCACCTTTCAGGACGACCGCGCCCACACCTACCCGTGGGGCGTCGATGGCGGCACACATGGTGGAACGAGCGAAAAGCGACTCGTTCGAGTCGACGGTAGCGAAGAGGAACTCCCCTCGAAGGCCGAAAACGTTCCCGTGCAGGCAGGCGACAAGCTCGTCTTCAGTACGGCCGGTGGTGGCGGCCTCGGTGATCCACTGGAGCGCGATTCCGATCTCGTCGCACAGGAAGTTCGCCGAGGTCTCGTCTCCGTGGACGCCGCCGAAAGCGAATACGGCGTCGTCCTCGCTGAAGACGGTACTGTCGACGAAGCGGCCACCGAGACCAAACGTGAGGAACTTCGTCGGCATCGGGACGCTCCGGAGCAGTTCGACTACGGACCGCTGCCGGAATACGACGACCTCGAAGCTCAAATCGCCCAAGAACGCCGTGCGTTCGACCAACGTAGCGACTGA